From a single Notolabrus celidotus isolate fNotCel1 chromosome 7, fNotCel1.pri, whole genome shotgun sequence genomic region:
- the psmb3 gene encoding proteasome subunit beta type-3, which produces MSIMSYNGGAVMAMRGKNCVAIAADRRFGIQAQMVTTDFQKVFPMGERLFIGLAGLATDVQTVAQRLKFRLNLYELKEGRQIKPKTFMSMVSNLLYERRFGPYYIEPVIAGLDPKTFEPFICSLDLIGCPMVTEDFVVSGTCSEQMYGMCESLWEPDMEPEDLFETISQAMLNAVDRDAVSGMGVVVHVIEKDKITTRTLKARMD; this is translated from the exons ATG TCTATTATGTCATATAATGGAGGGGCTGTCATGGCCATGCGAGGGAAGAACTGCGTGGCGATAGCAGCAGATCGGAGATTTGGCATCCAGGCTCAGATGGTCACCACAGATTTCCAGAAGGTCTTCCCCATGGGAGAGAGGCTGTTTATCGGCTTGGCTGGGCTTGCTACTGATGTTCAGACAGT AGCCCAGAGGCTCAAATTCAGACTGAACCTGTATGAGCTGAAGGAGGGTCGTCAGATCAAGCCCAAGACCTTCATGAGCATGGTGTCCAACCTGCTGTATGAAAGGAG GTTCGGGCCATACTACATTGAGCCTGTTATCGCAGGACTAGATCCCAAAACCTTCGAGCCCTTCATCTGCTCCTTGGATTTGATCGGCTGCCCAATGGTGACAGAAGACTTTGTCGTGAGCGGCACTTGCTCAGAGCAGATGTACGGCATGTGTGAATCTTTGTGGGAGCCTGACATG GAACCAGAGGACCTGTTTGAGACCATCTCCCAGGCTATGCTGAATGCAGTTGACAGAGATGCAGTGTCTGGTATGGGAGTGGTTGTACATGTCAT TGAGAAAGACAAGATCACCACACGAACCCTGAAGGCCAGGATGGATTAG
- the cwc25 gene encoding pre-mRNA-splicing factor CWC25 homolog — protein sequence MGGGDLNLKKSWHPQTMKNIERVWKAEQKYEAERKKIEELQKELKDERAREEMTKYAEDSGAIKKKDDRLDWMYQGPAGQVSRDEYLLGRPVDKQITDQYEEPESGPSAETGLLPGSIFNPSTPASNLDLAAKIREDPLFEIRKREEEKKREVLSNPVKMKRIKEMLRMNLDKKDKKKKRKKDKKEKKGDKDRRKDKKHKRRSSSSSSEEEDEKKYRSHSRDDSAADNKSRSHHIPGYGLQFPSGRQHQSSTQNHHSGRRERSRSRSPHRSNRENHSHSSHSHREDGKTEPRASSPQKERYQRQRHHVSKKLSADELERKRREMMDQAKQREEDRENNVKRYKKQDEQEKQREQNVKHDRHAGFIHNMKLESAASSSVEDRVKRNIHSIQRTAASLDNFMKR from the exons ATGGGGGGAGGCGATCTG AACTTGAAAAAGAGCTGGCATCCCCAGACTATGAAAAACATCGAGCGTGTTTGGAAAGCTGAACAGAAATATGAGGCTGAACGCAAGAAGATTGAGGAGCTTCAGAAGGAACTGAAAGATGAAAGAGCTCGAGAAGAAATGACAAAATATGCAGAGGACTCTGGTGCTATCAA AAAGAAGGATGATCGTTTAGACTGGATGTACCAGGGCCCTGCCGGCCAGGTCTCCAGGGATGAGTATCTGCTGGGTCGTCCCGTCGACAAGCAGATCACTGACCAATATGAGGAGCCCGAGAGTGGTCCATCAGCTGAGACTGGCCTCCTGCCAGGTTCCATCTTTAACCCATCCACCCCTGCCTCCAACCTCGATTTGGCTGCCAAGATAAGAGAAGATCCCCTGTTTGAAATTAG GAAAcgtgaggaagagaagaagagagaagtcCTGAGTAATCCTGTTAAAATGAAGAGAATTAAAGAAATG CTGCGCATGAATCTCGACAAGAAggacaagaaaaagaagagaaagaaggacaaaaaggagaagaaaggagacaaagacaggagaaaagacaaaaaacacaaaagaaggaGTTCAAGCTCAAgctcagaggaagaggatgagaaaAAATACAG GTCGCACTCACGTGATGATTCTGCTGCAGACAATAAATCACGTTCCCATCACATCCCAGGCTATGGCCTTCAG TTCCCCTCTGGCAGACAACACCAGTCCTCCACTCAAAACCATCACTCAGGGCGTCGCGAGAGGAGCCGCTCCCGATCACCTCACAGGAGCAACAGGGAAAATCACTCTCACTCATCGCACTCGCACAGAGAAGACGGGAAGACCGAGCCAAGAGCTTCAAGCCCACAGAAAGAACGttaccaaagacagagacatCACGTGTCAAA GAAGCTTTCTGCAGATGAGCTGGAGCGCAAAAGGAGGGAGATGATGGACCAGGCcaagcagagggaggaggacagGGAGAATAATGTTAAGAGATACAAGAAGCAAGATGAGCAGGAAAAACAGCGGGAACAAAATGTCAAGCATGACCGTCATGCTGGCTTCATTCA CAACATGAAGCTGGAGAGCGCTGCCAGCTCTTCTGTAGAGGATAGAGTGAAGAGGAACATCCACTCTATTCAGAGGACGGCAGCATCGCTGGACAACTTCATGAAGAGATGA
- the sp6 gene encoding transcription factor Sp6: MAHPYEPWLRTAPPSGNSEDMNIPSWWDLHRDVQPGSWIDLQTGQGVGLPSVSQGSSMGLQPSLGPYGSDPQLCALPPAQHAPPSHSSHLYPQDGFKMEPLAPEMLQQEPYSLEEPQENPVSARPKPQRRSSSRGAGQAACRCPNCVHAEQLGQSTDDSRRKHMHNCHIPGCGKAYAKTSHLKAHLRWHSGDRPFVCNWLFCGKRFTRSDELQRHLQTHTGAKKFSCALCPRVFMRNDHLAKHMRTHESPPGHGEERVNGDGRMEKSFDAATPPQSSSNVSGSDVTEPPLKLKCETDPSVSSVTGQSG, translated from the coding sequence aTGGCCCACCCTTATGAGCCGTGGTTACGGACGGCACCACCTAGTGGCAACTCAGAAGACATGAACATCCCCTCCTGGTGGGACCTCCACAGAGATGTCCAACCAGGGAGCTGGATAGACCTGCAGACAGGGCAGGGGGTGGGCCTGCCTTCAGTGAGTCAAGGAAGCTCCATGGGGTTGCAGCCATCCTTGGGGCCATACGGCTCTGACCCTCAGCTATGCGCCCTGCCTCCTGCACAACACGCCCCACCCTCACACTCATCTCACCTCTATCCTCAAGATGGCTTCAAGATGGAGCCCCTGGCCCCTGAAATGCTGCAGCAAGAACCGTACTCCCTGGAGGAACCCCAGGAGAATCCTGTCTCGGCCCGACCAAAGCCACAGCGCCGCTCTTCTTCCAGAGGTGCTGGCCAGGCCGCTTGTCGCTGCCCAAACTGTGTCCACGCTGAGCAGCTTGGCCAGAGCACAGACGACAGCAGGAGGAAGCACATGCACAACTGTCACATCCCTGGCTGTGGCAAAGCCTACGCCAAGACCTCCCATCTGAAGGCTCACCTACGATGGCACAGCGGGGACCGGCCATTTGTCTGCAACTGGCTCTTCTGCGGCAAGAGATTCACACGCTCTGATGAACTGCAGCGCCACCTCCAAACCCACACCGGCGCCAAAAAGTTCAGCTGTGCATTGTGCCCTAGAGTGTTTATGCGCAATGACCACCTAGCCAAGCACATGCGCACACACGAGTCTCCACCAGGACACGGGGAGGAGAGGGTGAATGGAGACGGAAGGATGGAGAAGAGCTTTGATGCTGCTACACCTCCTCAGTCCTCTTCAAATGTGTCTGGGTCTGATGTCACAGAGCCTCCTCTGAAGCTGAAATGTGAGACAGATCCCTCGGTCTCCAGTGTGACGGGACAGTCCGGCTAA